From Watersipora subatra chromosome 2, tzWatSuba1.1, whole genome shotgun sequence, one genomic window encodes:
- the LOC137388603 gene encoding pinin-like: MDKPSKSRRKSKSKKKSKPKSNHSSSASTGESIGYNSVAGTLENNRLIETSMSNSGTEISVDASMKDTSGMAASVKNTSGMDASVKDTSGMDVSVKDTSGVDASMKNTSGVDASMIDTSETKSSDQSNSTVSNIGQSKESGVRFNAGLLSLRVKINNKEKTNFIPQTNQSLRWNGQLDDPVNEGRRIELYKVRRRERYMQAAAETYAKQRSSEKLSTNEKIPNIYTSCSSTSIPGHYKINSSVSNVAAIA; encoded by the exons ATGGACAAGCCAAGCAAATCGCGACGCAAATCCAAGAGcaaaaaaaagagcaaaccgaAGTCAAATCATTCATCAAGTGCTTCTACAGGCGAGTCCATCGGGTACAACTCTGTGGCTGGTACCTTGGAGAATAACCGTTTAATAGAAACCAGTATGAGTAACTCTGGGACCGAGATCAGTGTGGATGCATCTATGAAAGACACATCTGGTATGGCTGCATCTGTGAAAAACACATCTGGTATGGATGCATCTGTGAAAGACACATCTGGTATGGATGTATCTGTGAAAGACACATCTGGTGTGGATGCATCTATGAAAAACACATCTGGTGTGGATGCGTCTATGATAGACACATCTGAAACGAAAAGTTCTGATCAGTCAAATAGCACGGTCTCCAACATCG gGCAGTCAAAGGAATCAGGTGTGCGTTTTAACGCCGGATTGTTATCGTTGCGAGTCAAAATCAATAACAAAGAGAAAACTAACTTCATTCCACAAACAAACCAGAGTCTCCGATGGAACGGTCAATTAGATGACCCTGTTAATGAAGGTCGGCGGATAGAGTTGTACAAAGTTCGAAGGAGGGAACGCTATATGCAGGCAGCGGCAGAGACATACGCTAAACAACGATCTTCCGAGAAACTCTcaacaaatgaaaaaattcCAAACATCTATACTTCTTGTAGTTCTACTAGCATACCTGGTCATTATAAGATTAATTCATCTGTCTCTAATGTCGCTGCTATCGCTTAG